In Candidatus Dependentiae bacterium, the genomic stretch ACACGTATTTCAGCTTTAGATATCATAAAACTTGTACCACACAATTATACTATTACCCTTAACTACCTTGAGCTTCAAGACTATACACAGCCTATGCAAGATTTTATTATAGCTCACGAGATAGCTCATGTGTTACAAATGGAAAAACATGCCACCGAGCTTATTGCTATAAAATTACTTTCTCTTCCCTATAGTGCAGGGTTGGGCTTTGCACTTGCTGTGTCATCTTTTATGGGCGCATCGTATGCAACAGAACTCTTTTTTATTTGGTTTGGCATAGCCCTTCTCTGCAATGCTCTTGTACGATCGTATGAGATGCAAGCAGATAAGCAAGCAGCTCGAGCCTTAAGTACTGCTCAAGGTGGTATAGACTTTATGAAAGAGTATACCACCCAACACAAATTGCTACTCTCTCAATGGACCAACTTTTTTGTATATTATCTATTTGCTACACATCCTACACCAGAGCAACGTGCTTTAAAACTTAAAAGCTATCAGTAAAAAAGCTACTGCTTTTTGCTTCAGAGAGCATCAATAAAGTCCTGTTAAATAGCGTGAGTTTTACTTGTTGTCATTCTTGATTGTCTGGAGTATCTTCTTTTAAAGCTTTATCTGATTCTGTTAATTTACTATCAAGTAGCTTTTTTAAAAGTTCCACGTTACCTGCAGCTACCGCTGCCTCTACCGGCGCAACACCAAGAGTATTTCTTTTACTCCATAGTTTCTTATTATCGTCAGCAGAGTATAGGCTCAACAACAGTTCTAACACCTGCTGACTGTTATGCGCTATAGCTAAATGCAACAGCGTATTATCATCTTTGCCACACGTATTTAAACTAAAGCCTTCTTTAAGCAGTTCTGTAACTTTGACTACGTCGTCTTGCTTGACAGCTTGTAGCAGTTCCTGCCTTTTGAGATCTACTTGTACTTTTATAAAAGCAGGCATAAAAGCACCTCTACTAAGTAAATCGGCTATAGACTTAAAACTACGCGCTGTACTTAACTGTCCCTGATTGCTTTTAGCTTGTGCCAAAACTTTATTAAAGAGTACACTGCGGGGAATTTGAGCTTTAAAAGCAAGAAGTATTTCTAC encodes the following:
- a CDS encoding M48 family metalloprotease — translated: MLLIIAKEIASTNGVRILKVDWHSNTMHTPKNISTPDLTHLKQELHTRVEHILTLFSWPHNTRPGITVRYIYDTHYHEAIAYTQFLVDTRISALDIIKLVPHNYTITLNYLELQDYTQPMQDFIIAHEIAHVLQMEKHATELIAIKLLSLPYSAGLGFALAVSSFMGASYATELFFIWFGIALLCNALVRSYEMQADKQAARALSTAQGGIDFMKEYTTQHKLLLSQWTNFFVYYLFATHPTPEQRALKLKSYQ